A region from the Rhodamnia argentea isolate NSW1041297 chromosome 7, ASM2092103v1, whole genome shotgun sequence genome encodes:
- the LOC125315808 gene encoding MATH domain and coiled-coil domain-containing protein At3g58270-like, whose protein sequence is MSALTDVNRGEFTWKISNFTGLIEQILYSEPFTVSGCQWRIIVYPKGNKTDHLSLYLHADDSATLPDGWTKFSLSVIDQTIDVRSIRIETQRRFNERGGGWGYASFMPLTLLHNPRFGYIANDTLVIKAEVWVSTVAPLVNSRLARPIDSFDSYFIGLEELINGAENDGASVGPSSCHQDGALTAEIPSLEEIEKAKQSLKECLSDLFKLNMKERLSEALSTLTSARTGLSLKQQRAIETFQANFNDFTSDFLAFEQDNAEFELHKLQKDQRFADLKKCHETHILYRQLMDELIKEEEEVKSRREKLLSDWDILMVDSEEAKSGYKDEQKKVAEAEEKKRIAEERMSRSTGAWANLKAQFC, encoded by the exons ATGTCTGCGCTAACTGATGTTAATCGGGGAGAATTCACGTGGAAGATCAGCAACTTCACCGGGCTGATTGAGCAGATTCTTTATTCTGAACCATTCACAGTTTCTGGATGTCAATG GAGAATCATCGTATACCCCAAGGGGAACAAGACAGACCATTTGTCGCTGTACCTCCATGCCGATGATTCTGCGACGCTGCCGGACGGGTGGACGAAGTTCAGTTTGAGTGTGATCGATCAAACCATTGATGTTCGCTCTATTAGAATAG AGACGCAACGTCGTTTCAACGAGAGAGGAGGAGGCTGGGGTTACGCAAGTTTCATGCCATTGACTTTGCTtcataatcctaggtttggataCATAGCAAATGACACTTTGGTTATTAAAGCCGAAGTTTGGGTCTCAACAGTTGCTCCTCTGGTAAATAGTCGGCTGGCTAGACCAATTGATAGCTTTGACTCCTATTTTATTGGTCTGGAGGAACTCATCAATGGTGCTGAGAATGATGGTGCTAGTGTAGGACCAAGTTCGTGCCACCAAGATGGTGCTTTGACTGCTGAAATTCCTAGTTTAGAAGAAATTGAGAAGGCTAAGCAGTCTTTGAAGGAATGCCTTTCGGATCTCtttaaattgaatatgaaagAGAGGCTATCAGAGGCACTGTCAACTTTAACCTCGGCCAGAACTGGATTGTCATTGAAGCAACAAAGAGCAATTGAGACATTTCAGGCCAATTTCAATGATTTCACTTCCGACTTCTTAGCATTTGAGCAGGACAATGCTGAGTTTGAGCTGCATAAACTTCAGAAGGATCAAAGGTTCGCTGATTTGAAGAAATGCCACGAGACTCACATCCTGTATAGGCAATTAATGGATGAGCTCAtcaaggaagaggaggaagtgaAGTCTAGGAGGGAGAAGCTTCTCTCAGACTGGGATATCTTAATGGTTGACTCCGAAGAAGCAAAGTCGGGCTACAAAGATgagcagaagaaagtagccgaggctgaggaaaagaagagaatagcCGAGGAAAGAATGTCTAGATCAACTGGTGCTTGGGCCAATTTGAAGGCTCAATTCTGCTAA
- the LOC115741920 gene encoding MATH domain and coiled-coil domain-containing protein At3g58250-like has translation MDTQNDVNRGEFTWKISNFSEQDGKKLYSEAFTVSGCKWRILVFPKGNETDHLSVYLAVAGSATLPNGWTRNAELSLSVINQINHVRSIRKETQHNFTAGEIDWGFKSFISLTELCNPRWGYLANDTLVIKAEVCVLTVTPPVNIQPTDKFESYFTSLEEFVNAAEINGVSVGSTSCHQDGALMAEIPSLEEVEKAKQSLKECLSDLFRLNMKERLSKALSTLSSARIRLSSEQQIAIETFQANFNDFISDFLSFEQDNAEFELHKLQKDQRFSAMKKSQETHFFYKQLMDDLVNEEEELKRKTEEVKSRKDKLLSNWEILLVESEEAKLGYQDEQKKVAEAEEKKRIAEERMSRSSFAWSNLKAQFG, from the exons ATGGATACACAAAACGATGTGAACCGGGGAGAATTCACGTGGAAAATCAGCAACTTCAGTGAGCAGGATGGGAAGAAGCTCTACTCTGAAGCATTTACAGTTTCTGGTTGTAAATG GAGAATTCTGGTTTTCCCTAAGGGGAACGAAACGGACCATTTGTCGGTGTACCTTGCTGTCGCTGGTTCTGCGACGTTGCCGAACGGGTGGACCAGAAATGCCGAGTTAAGCTTGAGTgtgatcaatcaaatcaatcatgtTCGCTCTATTAGAAAAG AGACGCAACATAATTTCACTGCAGGAGAGATTGACTGGGGTTTCAAAAGTTTCATCTCATTGACTGAGCTTTGTAATCCTAGGTGGGGATACCTAGCAAATGACACTTTGGTGATTAAAGCCGAAGTTTGCGTGTTAACAGTTACTCCTCCAGTGAACATTCAGCCAACTGATAAGTTTGAATCCTATTTTACTAGTCTGGAGGAATTTGTCAATGCTGCTGAGATTAACGGTGTTAGTGTAGGATCAACTTCGTGCCACCAAGATGGTGCTTTGATGGCTGAAATTCCTAGcttagaagaagttgagaaggctAAGCAGTCTTTGAAGGAATGCCTTTCGGATCTCTTTAGATTGAATATGAAAGAGAGGCTATCCAAGGCACTATCAACTTTAAGCTCAGCCAGAATCAGATTATCGTCAGAGCAACAAATAGCAATTGAGACATTTCAGGCCAATTTCAATGATTTCATTTCCGACTTCTTATCATTTGAGCAGGACAATGCTGAGTTTGAGCTGCATAAACTACAAAAGGATCAAAGGTTCTCTGCTATGAAGAAGAGCCAAGAGACTCACTTCTTTTATAAGCAGTTAATGGATGACCTCGTCaatgaagaggaagagctcAAGAGAAAGACGGAGGAAGTGAAGTCTAGGAAGGACAAGCTTCTCTCAAACTGGGAGATCTTGCTGGTCGAGTCTGAAGAAGCAAAGTTGGGCTATCAAGATGAGCAGAAGAAAGTAGCAGAGgctgaggaaaagaagagaatagcTGAAGAAAGAATGTCTAGATCAAGCTTTGCTTGGTCGAATTTGAAGGCTCAGTTTGGTTAA